The following coding sequences lie in one Treponema primitia ZAS-1 genomic window:
- a CDS encoding branched-chain amino acid ABC transporter permease translates to MWTTILQNIFNALQWGSFYSMIALGYCLVYGVLRLINFAHGDIFMAACYFAFFIATALLLKIVGGGWLVFALTLVFTMLVTALLGITIERVAYRPLRRKGVNRLYVVITALMVGFILENGNLAILGASALRFPDILDKQIWQIGPLTITNLKVLVIIAAFVVFGILQFIVHKTTLGMAMQAISYDKFAIPLMGIPVNRVITFTFALGSSLAAVAGILFGMSYPVLDPYMGMIIGWKAFIAAVVGGIGNIKGAFIGGFILGFIEIFIAAFFPSSFKDLVSFIILLIILVLKPTGFFGVARSTKI, encoded by the coding sequence ATGTGGACAACCATTTTACAGAATATTTTTAATGCCCTCCAATGGGGCAGCTTCTATTCAATGATTGCCCTGGGGTACTGCCTGGTTTACGGTGTTTTGCGGCTTATCAATTTTGCCCATGGCGATATTTTTATGGCCGCCTGTTATTTTGCGTTCTTTATCGCCACCGCCCTGCTGCTAAAGATTGTCGGCGGGGGGTGGCTGGTTTTTGCGCTGACCCTGGTGTTTACCATGCTGGTTACCGCTCTCTTGGGCATAACCATTGAGCGGGTCGCCTACCGGCCCCTGCGCCGGAAGGGGGTCAACCGGCTCTATGTGGTCATCACCGCCCTTATGGTGGGCTTTATCCTAGAGAACGGCAACCTGGCCATCCTGGGCGCCAGCGCCCTGCGCTTTCCCGATATTCTGGATAAACAGATTTGGCAGATTGGTCCCCTTACCATTACTAATTTAAAGGTACTGGTTATAATCGCTGCGTTTGTAGTTTTTGGCATTTTGCAGTTTATCGTACACAAGACTACCCTTGGTATGGCCATGCAGGCCATTTCCTACGACAAGTTTGCCATCCCGCTGATGGGGATACCGGTTAACCGGGTTATCACCTTTACATTTGCCCTGGGGTCGAGCCTGGCGGCGGTGGCGGGGATACTTTTTGGCATGTCCTACCCCGTACTGGACCCCTATATGGGGATGATCATTGGCTGGAAAGCCTTTATCGCCGCCGTGGTGGGCGGCATCGGAAACATTAAGGGCGCTTTTATCGGAGGCTTTATCCTGGGCTTTATCGAGATTTTTATCGCCGCCTTCTTTCCTTCGAGTTTTAAGGATCTGGTATCCTTCATTATATTGCTTATTATCCTGGTTCTTAAACCTACGGGATTCTTCGGCGTAGCCCGCAGCACAAAGATATAG
- a CDS encoding branched-chain amino acid ABC transporter permease, producing the protein MSGPLFYYLSFTAIFLLASWAIYLPYRMGQLHFLAVANMVISAYFGALLSGAVVSGSQGEASAAIGLHWPFPAVLLAAALLSGLIGFLVSLAIGDAPCFAVVIVGFTFMYLFKTIAENTGALGRTMGMFNVPRIINSNQGNRIFLVLIIYLMVILIGFLIHRFEKSSLGRSASVIFLDRDLALSLGIDVKKTGMLLQTASSALGGLAGVLYLYVTRSISPLFITFRNLGLFMTILFVGGYTTPWGALLAAPILWGLPLILPEGLQPWKNVFYAFMLIFIIMIKPEGIITRPVLRRIFRKIKELHGEKGE; encoded by the coding sequence TTGTCCGGTCCTTTGTTTTACTATTTGAGTTTTACGGCGATATTTCTCCTGGCCAGTTGGGCCATATACCTGCCTTACCGTATGGGACAGCTTCATTTTTTGGCGGTGGCCAACATGGTGATCTCCGCTTATTTTGGCGCCCTCCTATCCGGGGCGGTGGTGTCCGGCTCCCAGGGGGAAGCTTCCGCCGCCATCGGTCTGCACTGGCCCTTTCCCGCGGTGCTGCTTGCCGCGGCGCTGCTTAGCGGCTTAATCGGGTTTCTGGTTTCTCTGGCCATAGGGGACGCTCCCTGTTTTGCCGTGGTAATCGTGGGGTTCACCTTCATGTATCTTTTCAAGACCATCGCAGAAAATACCGGTGCCCTGGGGAGGACCATGGGGATGTTCAATGTTCCGCGGATCATCAATTCCAACCAGGGCAATCGGATTTTTTTGGTGCTGATCATCTATTTAATGGTTATACTAATAGGCTTTCTCATCCACCGGTTTGAAAAATCATCCCTGGGTCGTTCCGCATCGGTGATATTCCTGGACCGGGATCTGGCACTATCCCTTGGGATCGATGTTAAAAAAACCGGGATGCTGCTCCAGACTGCGTCCAGCGCATTGGGGGGGCTTGCGGGTGTGCTCTACCTCTACGTGACCCGTTCCATTTCCCCACTCTTTATCACCTTCCGTAATTTGGGGCTCTTCATGACCATACTTTTTGTGGGGGGCTATACCACCCCCTGGGGCGCCCTTCTGGCGGCGCCGATCCTCTGGGGGCTTCCCCTGATCCTGCCCGAGGGACTCCAGCCCTGGAAAAATGTCTTCTATGCTTTTATGCTGATATTTATTATAATGATCAAACCCGAGGGAATTATAACCCGGCCGGTTTTGAGACGGATCTTTCGAAAAATAAAAGAACTACATGGAGAAAAGGGTGAATAA
- a CDS encoding ABC transporter ATP-binding protein has translation MLKIEGANKSFGGLQALKGLDLVIEKGRIHGIIGPNGSGKTTLFNGISGIIPLDSGNIVFGGADISKLRADRIANLGIRRTFQAAKLAPSLTVLENVMSGASSKNEKPLKVEAMELLESVGMGDASDRWAVDLVWAEKQFVQILRAIIGKPKLLLLDEPVSGLAAKETDLIVTLIRRIKAMGITVAVVSHDIKMLMDVAEWVTVLNFGEKIAEGVPETIRKDPLVTEAYLGTEG, from the coding sequence ATGCTGAAAATTGAAGGGGCAAATAAATCTTTCGGGGGCCTACAGGCCCTGAAGGGCCTTGATCTTGTCATTGAGAAGGGCCGGATCCACGGCATCATCGGCCCCAACGGTTCCGGGAAAACTACCCTGTTCAACGGTATAAGCGGTATTATTCCCCTGGACTCCGGCAATATAGTTTTTGGCGGCGCCGATATTTCAAAACTACGTGCCGACCGAATCGCCAATCTAGGAATACGCCGGACCTTTCAGGCGGCAAAGCTGGCTCCCTCCTTAACGGTACTGGAAAATGTCATGAGTGGAGCTTCCTCAAAAAATGAGAAGCCCCTGAAAGTGGAAGCGATGGAACTGCTGGAGTCCGTGGGCATGGGGGATGCTTCGGATCGATGGGCGGTGGATCTGGTGTGGGCAGAAAAGCAGTTTGTGCAGATCCTCCGGGCAATTATCGGCAAGCCCAAACTGCTGCTGCTGGATGAACCGGTTTCGGGGTTGGCGGCCAAAGAGACCGATCTGATAGTAACGCTGATACGGCGGATCAAAGCCATGGGTATTACCGTGGCGGTGGTGAGCCACGATATCAAGATGCTCATGGATGTGGCGGAGTGGGTTACGGTGCTGAACTTCGGCGAAAAGATTGCCGAGGGTGTTCCGGAGACTATCAGGAAGGATCCCCTGGTGACGGAGGCGTACCTTGGAACAGAAGGATGA
- a CDS encoding ABC transporter ATP-binding protein, whose product MLLEVKNLKVSYGNIEALHGISFTIDKGEIVTLIGANGAGKTSALMSLARLARPEAPLVTGGDILYNGQSILKTEPHTLVQKKMLALVPEGRHIFGNLSVQDNLQIAAFPHRKDINKNIITGEILETVYGLFPRLYERRKQRGELLSGGEQQMLAVGRALMTGSEFIMLDEPSMGLAPKLMYEMFRALKQLNFVKHMTILVVEQNAKVALDFASRGYVLKTGEIIAGGSSAELAANPDVKKAYLGG is encoded by the coding sequence ATGCTGTTAGAGGTAAAAAATCTGAAAGTTTCCTATGGAAACATCGAAGCCCTGCACGGTATCTCGTTTACCATTGATAAGGGGGAGATCGTTACCCTTATCGGCGCTAACGGCGCGGGAAAAACATCCGCCCTGATGAGTCTGGCCCGCTTAGCCCGGCCTGAAGCGCCGCTGGTTACCGGCGGGGACATCCTGTATAACGGTCAGAGCATCCTCAAGACCGAGCCCCACACCCTGGTCCAGAAAAAGATGCTGGCCCTGGTTCCCGAGGGTCGGCATATCTTTGGCAATCTTAGTGTGCAGGATAACCTGCAAATTGCCGCCTTTCCCCACCGCAAGGATATCAACAAAAATATCATAACCGGAGAAATCCTGGAGACAGTCTACGGCCTCTTTCCTCGGCTCTACGAACGGCGGAAACAACGGGGGGAATTGCTCTCCGGAGGGGAACAGCAGATGCTTGCGGTTGGCCGGGCGCTGATGACCGGCAGCGAATTTATTATGCTTGATGAACCCTCCATGGGTTTGGCGCCAAAGTTGATGTACGAAATGTTCCGCGCCCTCAAACAGCTTAACTTTGTAAAGCATATGACCATCCTGGTGGTGGAACAGAATGCCAAGGTGGCTTTGGATTTTGCCAGCCGGGGCTATGTCCTTAAAACCGGGGAAATCATCGCCGGGGGCAGCTCAGCGGAACTGGCGGCAAATCCGGATGTGAAGAAGGCATACCTGGGGGGGTAG
- a CDS encoding ABC transporter ATP-binding protein, with product MEQKDEVILSVKDLSVSYDHTPILRGINLEVRRGEIVVLAGANGAGKTTLMETILGINVPDSGAVIFEGRDITGAPVDKTVRDGMTLVPEGRGVFASMSVMDNLLLGAHHELKGADKKLSFVFNAFPILEARKKQLAGTLSGGERQMLAIARALMSTPHLILVDEPSIGLAPIIVTTIFDILLKLNKEGYSILLSEQNVYRAFKCAHRAYVLETGRVVREGRAEDLLKDPAVREAYLGV from the coding sequence TTGGAACAGAAGGATGAAGTTATTCTGTCGGTCAAGGATCTTTCCGTTTCCTATGATCACACGCCGATTCTCCGGGGCATCAACCTTGAAGTTCGCCGGGGCGAAATAGTAGTTCTGGCGGGGGCTAACGGCGCCGGTAAAACTACGCTGATGGAAACTATCCTGGGGATTAATGTCCCCGATTCGGGCGCCGTGATTTTCGAGGGCAGGGATATTACCGGAGCGCCGGTGGATAAAACGGTACGTGACGGTATGACCCTGGTCCCCGAAGGCCGGGGGGTGTTTGCCTCCATGTCGGTGATGGATAATCTCCTCCTGGGGGCCCATCATGAACTAAAGGGGGCGGATAAAAAACTCAGCTTTGTTTTCAACGCTTTTCCCATACTGGAAGCGCGAAAGAAGCAGCTTGCGGGAACCCTTTCCGGCGGCGAACGGCAGATGCTCGCCATTGCCCGGGCCCTTATGTCTACCCCTCACCTTATCTTGGTGGATGAACCCTCCATCGGCCTTGCGCCTATCATTGTTACTACTATTTTTGATATACTGCTTAAACTGAATAAGGAGGGCTACTCGATTCTCCTGTCTGAGCAGAATGTCTACCGGGCTTTTAAGTGCGCCCACCGGGCGTATGTGCTGGAGACCGGCAGGGTGGTTCGGGAAGGCAGGGCGGAGGATCTGTTAAAAGATCCGGCAGTCCGTGAAGCGTATCTGGGAGTGTAG
- a CDS encoding ABC transporter substrate-binding protein: MMKKRSVLLGVFSLMTLALLSAGGAKENTIKIGFNIPLTGDSPKVGEGAKYAAELILKDVNAAGGLDVKGTKYKLEFVYVDNEFKAESAIQAAYRLIDQDKVLAVVGPCGSGRAIPAGQVNNESRVPMVSPWATNPAVTLNRPYVFRACILDPVQAPAAVSFAKSQFSAVTKTAILYNLEDDYCKTLAELFRDSWEKTNGAGSVVAFESFGQKDQDFSTQLTRIVNSGAELLYLPNYYNHIALIVPQAKDLGWGDKPVLGSDAWGSADLVTLSKGSVAGYYFTTHYAAAGAVGNTKAFIDQYKAAYGYTPDDVAALSYDSTRIILQAIQTAGLTGDLTKDREAIRAAIAGMKDFDGITGKMTFDANGDPAKPAVVVRINEAGEFEYVTSL, encoded by the coding sequence ATGATGAAGAAAAGAAGCGTGTTGCTGGGGGTATTTTCCCTGATGACCCTGGCCTTGTTGTCGGCTGGGGGAGCTAAGGAAAATACGATTAAAATCGGTTTCAATATTCCCTTAACCGGGGATTCCCCCAAGGTTGGGGAAGGGGCCAAGTATGCCGCTGAGCTTATCCTAAAGGATGTAAATGCCGCCGGCGGCTTGGACGTAAAGGGTACGAAGTACAAGTTGGAATTTGTCTACGTAGATAACGAATTTAAGGCGGAGTCGGCCATTCAGGCGGCATACCGGCTTATTGACCAGGATAAGGTGTTGGCGGTTGTGGGCCCCTGCGGTTCCGGCCGGGCCATTCCCGCCGGGCAGGTGAACAACGAAAGCCGGGTTCCCATGGTTTCCCCTTGGGCGACCAATCCGGCGGTTACCCTGAACCGGCCCTATGTGTTCCGCGCCTGTATTCTGGACCCGGTCCAGGCTCCGGCAGCGGTCAGCTTTGCCAAGAGCCAGTTCAGCGCCGTAACCAAGACCGCCATCCTCTATAACCTGGAGGACGACTATTGCAAGACCCTGGCGGAACTCTTTAGGGATAGCTGGGAAAAGACCAATGGCGCCGGTTCGGTGGTGGCCTTTGAAAGCTTTGGTCAGAAGGATCAGGATTTTTCCACCCAGCTAACCCGGATCGTCAATTCCGGGGCGGAACTGCTCTACCTGCCCAATTACTATAACCATATAGCTCTTATCGTTCCTCAAGCCAAGGACTTAGGCTGGGGCGACAAGCCCGTACTGGGCAGCGATGCCTGGGGTTCCGCAGACCTGGTGACCCTGAGCAAGGGTTCAGTGGCGGGGTATTACTTTACCACCCACTATGCCGCTGCCGGCGCTGTTGGTAATACCAAGGCTTTCATTGATCAGTACAAAGCTGCTTACGGGTATACCCCCGACGATGTGGCGGCCCTTTCCTACGATTCAACTCGGATTATCCTTCAGGCCATTCAGACTGCGGGGCTTACCGGGGATCTGACCAAGGATCGCGAGGCAATCCGGGCTGCAATTGCCGGAATGAAGGATTTTGATGGTATTACCGGTAAAATGACCTTCGATGCTAATGGGGATCCCGCCAAACCGGCGGTGGTAGTCCGGATCAACGAAGCCGGTGAATTTGAATACGTAACAAGTCTGTAA
- a CDS encoding ABC transporter ATP-binding protein — protein MENQLEIKNLTHRFGGLQALTDINLALKKGEIAGLIGPNGAGKTTVFNLVSGFYIPSEGDINVGGVRINGKKPHEIAAMKVGRTFQNIRLWSEMTVLDNIRIAQHYQLGYNAADAFFNTKRYREREEKIALSARELLAIFHLSELADEYPKNLPYGIQRRVEIARALSLQPDLLMLDEPAAGLSTADVAGLIDYIRWIHDTFKLTIWMIEHQMEVIMTLCSKITVIDFGREIAQGDPEEIRNNPEVIKAYLGDGAI, from the coding sequence ATGGAAAATCAGCTTGAAATTAAAAACCTGACCCATCGTTTCGGCGGCCTCCAGGCTCTTACGGATATCAACCTTGCATTGAAGAAGGGGGAGATCGCCGGACTCATCGGGCCGAATGGCGCGGGGAAAACCACGGTTTTCAATTTGGTGAGCGGATTTTACATTCCCTCCGAGGGGGATATCAACGTTGGCGGGGTGCGGATCAACGGCAAGAAGCCCCACGAGATCGCCGCCATGAAGGTTGGTAGGACCTTTCAGAATATCCGGCTCTGGAGCGAGATGACGGTGCTGGATAATATCCGTATCGCCCAGCATTACCAGTTGGGGTATAATGCGGCGGACGCTTTTTTTAATACCAAGCGCTACCGGGAGCGGGAGGAGAAGATTGCCCTTTCCGCCCGGGAACTGCTGGCGATCTTTCACCTTTCGGAACTGGCGGATGAGTACCCAAAGAATCTGCCCTACGGCATACAACGCCGGGTGGAGATTGCCCGGGCGCTTTCGCTGCAGCCGGATCTGCTCATGCTGGACGAGCCTGCCGCCGGTCTGAGCACCGCCGATGTGGCCGGACTGATCGACTATATCCGCTGGATACACGATACTTTCAAGCTTACCATCTGGATGATCGAACATCAGATGGAAGTTATCATGACCCTGTGCAGTAAAATTACGGTGATTGATTTTGGCAGGGAGATAGCCCAGGGTGATCCGGAAGAAATCCGGAACAACCCGGAGGTGATAAAAGCTTATCTTGGGGATGGAGCGATTTAA
- a CDS encoding branched-chain amino acid ABC transporter permease translates to MMALVPGLNKGKNQTKLIIFIAVVMVIIVLLSSLGLINQYIQSVIMSICINIIFASSLNIVNGYMGEFSCGHAGFMAVGAYVSSVLSLIFFTENKFIGNPLFPPQTALFLFPVVIIAGGIAAALAGLLVAIPSFKTRDDYLAIITIASNYIITTAINNISAIGASRGLMGMKSTMFAMNDVLPLPWMLIWIMVFAVICVIAIKRLMGSVLGKGISAIRYDEISAEIMSVNTNQMKLLAFMFSSGLAGIAGGLFAHMLGFINPGSFNIMKSTEGMVMVYLGGMGSLSGSVLSAIFFTFLLELLRPLQILKWVFIPLLLILLMQFRPEGLMGNREILDVLPKLKLFNRGGKGNGKSA, encoded by the coding sequence ATGATGGCACTAGTACCGGGATTAAATAAAGGGAAAAACCAAACTAAGCTCATCATTTTTATTGCCGTTGTTATGGTAATAATTGTGCTTCTCTCTTCCTTGGGCTTGATAAATCAGTATATCCAAAGCGTGATCATGTCCATTTGTATCAATATTATTTTTGCGTCGAGCTTAAATATTGTAAACGGTTACATGGGTGAATTTTCCTGCGGACATGCGGGGTTCATGGCTGTGGGGGCCTATGTTTCTTCCGTATTATCACTGATCTTCTTTACGGAAAATAAATTTATCGGTAATCCCCTGTTTCCTCCCCAGACGGCGCTGTTTCTGTTCCCGGTGGTGATCATTGCCGGGGGAATTGCGGCGGCCCTGGCGGGACTTCTGGTGGCTATCCCCTCCTTCAAAACCCGGGACGACTATCTGGCGATTATCACCATTGCTTCAAACTATATCATCACCACCGCCATCAACAATATCAGCGCCATTGGCGCCAGCCGGGGGCTTATGGGGATGAAGAGTACCATGTTTGCCATGAACGATGTACTCCCCCTGCCTTGGATGCTCATATGGATCATGGTCTTTGCGGTGATTTGTGTGATCGCCATTAAACGTCTCATGGGCTCCGTATTGGGGAAGGGGATATCCGCCATCCGCTACGATGAGATATCCGCAGAAATTATGAGCGTTAACACTAACCAGATGAAGCTGCTGGCTTTTATGTTTTCTTCCGGCCTCGCGGGAATTGCCGGGGGGCTCTTTGCCCACATGTTGGGGTTCATCAACCCCGGTTCCTTCAATATTATGAAGTCCACCGAAGGCATGGTGATGGTCTACCTTGGGGGTATGGGCTCCCTTTCGGGCTCCGTTCTTTCGGCAATATTTTTCACCTTCCTGTTAGAATTGCTGCGGCCTCTGCAGATCCTCAAATGGGTCTTTATACCGTTGCTGCTCATTTTACTCATGCAATTCCGCCCCGAGGGCCTTATGGGGAACCGGGAAATTTTGGATGTATTACCAAAACTAAAACTATTTAACCGAGGGGGGAAGGGCAATGGAAAATCAGCTTGA
- a CDS encoding endonuclease/exonuclease/phosphatase family protein, translating to MKIITWNIETAGNNLVDKVVDHVDGFKGDIIALQETKNEITKNGRTLWDDKTSLGDIWTEGGKERADNYLCGVSLLAKNATIERLVNNNDEIGDFTFIALYKIILNDGRILYIFNVWLKTFNGKTKISYMERLKNGLKYEKYEEILKKYPSIILGDFNIYDSISNHNEWMKWLEIKNNLFEKYYIESAWHTYNRVEYGKEGDEFTLFHQGKYHCDFCLYSTKHFNLVSSVIDKSAIGNKLSDHNPVITELIWK from the coding sequence ATGAAAATTATAACATGGAACATTGAAACGGCCGGAAATAATCTGGTTGATAAAGTCGTTGACCATGTGGATGGTTTTAAGGGTGATATTATCGCCTTACAGGAAACTAAAAATGAGATAACTAAAAATGGCAGAACATTATGGGATGACAAAACTTCATTGGGAGATATTTGGACGGAGGGAGGAAAAGAAAGGGCGGATAATTATTTATGCGGTGTCAGCTTATTGGCAAAAAATGCAACTATTGAGCGTCTGGTAAATAATAATGATGAGATTGGCGATTTCACTTTTATTGCTCTTTACAAAATCATACTAAATGATGGGAGAATACTTTATATATTCAATGTTTGGCTGAAAACATTTAATGGAAAAACTAAAATATCATATATGGAACGGCTAAAAAATGGCCTTAAATATGAAAAGTATGAAGAAATATTAAAAAAATATCCATCAATTATTCTAGGGGATTTTAATATCTATGACTCTATTTCGAACCATAATGAATGGATGAAATGGCTTGAAATAAAAAACAATCTGTTCGAAAAATATTATATTGAAAGTGCTTGGCATACATATAACCGTGTTGAATATGGAAAAGAAGGTGACGAATTTACTTTGTTTCATCAAGGAAAATACCATTGCGATTTTTGCTTATATTCCACAAAACATTTTAACTTAGTAAGTTCGGTTATTGACAAGAGTGCCATTGGAAATAAGTTAAGTGATCATAATCCGGTAATTACTGAACTGATTTGGAAATAA
- a CDS encoding branched-chain amino acid ABC transporter permease: MEVLIAQIINGISLGSVYVLLVTGFNLLLLVAMIIHFSFPVVVVFSMYMAWLAMQITGSIIAGTAAAIVSAIIINMISAPIFQHVMGKRGSVDINATMVVSMGMGMLITELCSHSINKGFPVSFLRIAGAGKPIWQHGLISVSYGQVLTLAAALIAVAVLFRILYATKSGRAFRAIAENPDGAKLAGIPVFKTALQSYMLTGLLGGMSAMLMALLLGSASPDLGDLLSHKVLGVSIIAGMGNLAGGLVIALLLGIVEALIQGFFSGSWSNAVVFGIMLAVVLVKPRGIFGTKL; encoded by the coding sequence GTGGAAGTATTGATTGCACAGATTATCAACGGTATCTCCCTGGGCAGTGTTTATGTGCTCCTGGTAACGGGCTTTAACCTGTTGCTCCTGGTGGCTATGATAATCCACTTTTCCTTTCCGGTGGTGGTTGTTTTTTCAATGTACATGGCCTGGCTCGCCATGCAGATAACTGGCAGTATTATTGCGGGGACAGCCGCAGCTATTGTATCCGCCATTATCATCAATATGATCTCCGCCCCAATATTCCAGCATGTCATGGGTAAGCGCGGTTCCGTGGATATTAACGCTACCATGGTTGTTTCCATGGGTATGGGAATGTTGATCACCGAACTCTGTTCCCACAGTATTAATAAGGGTTTCCCGGTTTCTTTTCTCCGCATCGCCGGCGCCGGGAAACCGATTTGGCAGCATGGTCTTATTAGTGTTAGTTACGGGCAGGTTCTTACCCTGGCGGCCGCTCTTATCGCGGTGGCGGTCCTGTTCCGGATACTCTACGCGACAAAATCCGGCCGGGCTTTCAGGGCTATCGCCGAAAACCCCGACGGCGCTAAACTGGCGGGGATTCCGGTTTTTAAAACCGCTCTCCAAAGTTATATGCTCACGGGGCTGCTGGGGGGTATGAGCGCCATGCTTATGGCCCTGCTTTTAGGTTCCGCTTCGCCGGACCTGGGGGATCTCCTGAGCCACAAGGTCCTGGGGGTGTCTATCATTGCCGGTATGGGAAACCTTGCGGGGGGGCTGGTTATTGCCCTGCTCCTGGGTATAGTGGAAGCGCTTATCCAGGGTTTTTTTTCCGGCTCCTGGTCCAACGCCGTAGTATTTGGTATCATGCTGGCGGTGGTTCTGGTTAAGCCCCGGGGTATTTTCGGCACTAAATTGTAG
- a CDS encoding amidohydrolase family protein yields the protein MGKLHDLGIVNAIIVSANFGYEPFIGSVAVKDGRIAAIIQENLNVTDGAGNFVAKCAQWIDGEGKILMPGLFNGHCHGDMTLGKGLGDGMTLGEQNEAFSDHNWFQKFITDEDRYYSRQLTYCEALLSGTTFLCENMYWSLGKFSAKAMIETGIRGALVEDVRRDFINQDDLVPTEDLRVFMEDCRRQGLVPIAGLPAEEDFETRRLLDIHKKLESLGLFRTMHLAETDWRIAAVETKYGLTPIDYLHQNKILNKYFIGSHVVHASDKEINQLKEDGVAVVNTPLCEMKIADGIAPIPEMVRRGITVCLGTDGAMWNNSNDIFREMKGMALLHSINSGARSLSPRDILNMATINGAKAFGVDADLGTIEPGKSADMILIETAAPHMQPLRLGKHENVLSNIVYSATGADVTDVFIGGKRIVENRVLKSADVKAIAAKVRQASEKIANALK from the coding sequence ATGGGTAAACTACACGATCTGGGGATCGTCAATGCCATCATCGTATCCGCAAATTTCGGCTATGAGCCTTTTATCGGCTCCGTGGCGGTAAAGGATGGCCGTATCGCCGCTATCATACAGGAAAACCTTAACGTCACTGATGGCGCGGGAAACTTCGTTGCAAAATGCGCCCAGTGGATAGATGGGGAGGGCAAGATCCTTATGCCCGGCCTTTTTAACGGCCACTGCCACGGGGATATGACCCTGGGCAAAGGCTTAGGGGACGGCATGACCCTGGGGGAGCAGAACGAAGCCTTCAGCGATCATAACTGGTTCCAAAAATTTATCACCGATGAGGACCGCTATTACTCACGGCAGCTCACTTACTGTGAAGCTCTCCTTTCGGGGACAACTTTTCTCTGCGAGAATATGTATTGGAGCTTGGGCAAGTTTTCTGCAAAGGCCATGATCGAAACCGGCATCCGGGGCGCCCTGGTGGAGGATGTACGCCGGGATTTTATCAACCAGGATGATTTGGTTCCCACAGAGGATCTACGGGTTTTTATGGAAGACTGCCGGCGACAGGGCTTAGTACCCATCGCGGGACTGCCGGCGGAGGAAGATTTTGAAACCCGGCGTCTCCTGGACATCCATAAAAAACTGGAAAGCTTAGGGCTGTTCCGGACCATGCACCTGGCTGAAACGGACTGGAGGATCGCCGCGGTGGAAACCAAGTATGGCCTCACCCCGATTGATTATCTGCACCAAAATAAAATTCTCAACAAATACTTTATTGGATCCCACGTTGTCCATGCCTCGGATAAGGAGATCAATCAATTGAAGGAAGATGGAGTTGCGGTGGTCAACACCCCTCTTTGTGAGATGAAGATTGCCGATGGTATCGCCCCCATCCCCGAAATGGTCCGCCGGGGAATCACCGTATGCCTGGGGACCGACGGGGCGATGTGGAACAATTCCAATGACATTTTCCGGGAGATGAAGGGGATGGCCCTGCTCCACTCGATCAACAGCGGCGCCAGAAGCCTCTCCCCACGGGACATCCTCAACATGGCTACTATAAACGGAGCTAAGGCCTTTGGGGTGGACGCCGATTTGGGAACCATTGAGCCGGGAAAATCGGCGGACATGATTCTGATCGAAACTGCTGCGCCCCATATGCAGCCCCTGCGGCTTGGCAAACACGAAAACGTCCTGTCAAACATCGTGTACAGCGCCACCGGAGCGGATGTTACCGATGTGTTTATCGGGGGCAAACGGATCGTAGAAAACCGGGTATTGAAAAGCGCTGATGTAAAAGCCATTGCCGCAAAAGTACGGCAGGCCTCGGAAAAAATCGCCAACGCCTTGAAATAG